The DNA sequence GGTGCGCTTGGGCTCAACGGGATCCTGGTGCCCGAGGCGCACGACGGTCTCGGCATGAACGAGGTGGATTTCGTGCTGCTGGCCGAGGAGTGCGGCTACGTGGCATTGGCCGAACCGCTGGTGGAAACGGTACTGGTCGGCGTGCCGCTGCTGCGTGATTGCGGGAATGCCTCGCTGGCAGCGCAGTGGCTACCGCGCATTGCGGCGGGCGAGGCGCGCATCGCGATCGGCCTCGCTTGCAATCCGCTGGTGGCCGATGCCCACGTCGCCAACCTGTTGCTGCTGCAACATGGCGAGGAATTGCACGCGGTGCCACCGGAGGCGGTGCAGCTCACGGCCAACCCGAGCCTGGATCCCTCGCGCAGGTTGTTCCGCGTTGATTGGCAGCCTGTGGCCGCCACGCTCGTAGTCGCCGGCGCGACGGGGCGGGCCTTGCTCGATGCGGCCCTGAACCGCGCGGCGCTCGGTGCGGCGGCGCAATGCCTCGGGCTCACGCAACGCCTGGTCGACCTGTCGGTCGCCTACACGCGGGACCGCCAGCAGTTCGGCCAGCCAATAGGCTCCTTCCAGGCGGTGCAGCACCTGCTGGCCAATGTCGCGGTGAAACTCGATTATGCAAGAGCACCGGTCCATCGGGCCGCTTACGATATCGCGCACGGCTCGGCTCGCGCGGCGGTGTCGGTTTCGCACGCCAAGCTCGTGGCCTGCGAGGCGGCGCTGCTGGCGGCGCGCAACAGCATCCAGGTGCACGGGGCGATGGGCTACACCTGGGAAGTAGATGTGCATATCTTCGCCAAGCGCGCGTGGTCGCTCGACAGCGCCTGGGGCGATCGCGCGTTTCACAAGCAGCGGGTGGCGGATTTCGTGCTCTGCGACGGGGCGCGGATCGGCGCGGCGGAAACTTTCTGACAATCCGGACGATTCCGGAATCATGAACAACAGAGGATCGAACAATGGCCGAAGCCTATATCGTTGATGCCCTGCGTACGCCGACCGGAAGACGCAAGGGATCGCTGGCGCATGTGCACGGTGCCGATCTCGGTGCGCACGTGCTGAAGGCGCTGGTCGCGCGCAACCCGATACCCGATCATGAATACGAGGACGTGGTGTTCGGCTGTCTCGATAACATCGGTCCGCTCGCGGGTTGCATCGCGCGTACCTGCTGGGTCGCGGCCGGACTGGCGCAGAACGTGCCGGGCGTGACCATCGACCGCCAGTGCGGCTCCTCGCAGCAGGCGGTGCATTTCGCGGCGCAGGCAGTGATGAGCGGCGTGCATGATGTGATCGTTGCCGGCGGCGTGCAGACCATGACCCAGATCCCGATCAGCGCAGCCATGACGGCTGCCGCACCGCTCGGCTTCAGCGATCCGTTCTCCGGCTCCAAGGGCTGGGTGGAGCGCTATGGCAATGTGGAGGTCTCGCAATTCAATTCCGCGGAAATGATTGCCGGCAAGTGGAATCTCTCGCGCCGCGAGATGGAGGAGTTCGCACTCGAAAGCCATCGGCGCGCCATCGAGGCCATCGACGCGGGACGTTTCGATCGCGAGATCGTGCCCTGCGAAGGCCTGCTGATGGACGAGACCGCGCGCCGTGATACCAGCCTCGAGCGCATGGCCACGCTGCAGCCGTTGATTCCCGACGGGCGGATCACGGCGGCGGTCTCGAGCCAGACCTGCGATGCGGCGTCGGCGATGCTGATCGTCTCGGAAGCGGCACTGAAGCGCTACAACCTCAAGCCGCGCGCACGTATCCACCATATGAGCATCTGGGCCGACGACCCGGTATGGATGCTGACCGCGCCGATCCCGGCCACCCAGCGCGCGCTGAAGAAGACCGGCATGAAGCTCGCTGACATCGACCTGGTCGAGATCAACGAGGCCTTCGCGCCGGTGCCGATGGCCTGGCTGAAGGACATCGGCTATCCGCATGAGCGCACCAATGTGAATGGCGGCGCGATCGCGCTCGGACATCCACTCGGCGCGACCGGCACCAAGCTGATGACCACGCTGCTGCACGAACTCGAACGCCGCGGCGGGCGTTATGGCCTGCAGACCATGTGCGAGGGCGGCGGCCAGGCGAATGTCACGATTATCGAGCGATTGTGAGTGAGGCGAGGCCGCCGCCCGGCACCACACCTGCGGGACACGCCGTAAACACATCCCTGTGGGCTCCGGCGTCGCCATCCAGGCGACGCAGGGTCCCGCTAGCGTGGTGCCGGGCAGCGGCCTCGCGACCAGGTTGGTGGGAGCGACGGATATTGGATAGTTGTCGTGCCAGCGACGCAGGGCAGCGCTCGGGGCGGGCTCGCGCTTGAGCGCGCTTTGTTCGGAAAATCGTCGGGAACGATTTTGCGAACAACGGTAGCCGCCGCACAGGGATGTGCCAGGCGGCGGTAGCGGGAGCGCGAGCCCGCCCCGGGCGCTGCCCGGAATACCTGGCAAGGTGTTGGCATGGCGAAAGCGCGAGCCCGCCCCGGGCGCTGCCCGGAATTCATGGCAATGACTTGGAATTGCCAGAGCGAGAGCCTCGCCCCGGGAGGAGCCCGGAATACGTGGTAATGCGGAGACGAGCGGAAATTTGAAGTTGCAGCGAAACAGGAGCGAAGCAAATGGCGGGACTATGTGACGGACGGGTGGTGATCATTACCGGGGCCGGTGGCGGGCTGGGGCGCGAGTATGCGCTTGCCTTTGCGGCAGAGGGTGCGCGGGTCGTGGTCAACGACATCAATGCGCAGGCCGCGCAACGCACCGTGGCGGAAATCGAGGCGCGCGGCGCGCGCGCGATTGCCAACACCGGGGATATCACCAGCTACGCGGATGCGGGCACAATCGTGAAGGCCGCGCTCGATGCCTTTGGCGATCTGCACGTGGTGGTGAACAACGCCGGCATCTGCCGTGACCGCATGTTCGTGAGCCTCAGCGAGCAGGACTGGGACGAGGTGATCCGGGTGCATCTGAAAGGGCATTTCTGCATCAGCAGTCATGCCTGCAACCATTGGCGCGCGCAGGCCAAGGAAGGACACAAGGTCAGCGGCCGGATCATCAATACCAGTTCCGGTGCGGGTTTGCAGGGCGCGGTCGGGCAGGCGAACTATTCCGCCGCAAAGGGTGGTATCGCCTCGCTCACGCTGGTACAGGCCGCGGAGCTGCGACGCTACAACGTCACCGCAAACGCACTGGCGCCGTCGGCGCGCACCGGTATGACCGAAAACGTATTCGCGGACATGATGAAAAAACCCGAGGATGGCAGCTTCGATCAATACGACCCGGCCAACGTGGCGCCGCTGGTGGTGTGGCTCGGCAGCGAGGCATCGGGGCAGGTAACGGGTCGTGTGTTCGAGATCGAGGGCGGGCGCATTGCGATTGGCGATGGCTGGCGCAGCACGGCGGGCATCGATGCCGGGCGACGCTGGGAACCCGCGGAAGTCGGCTCGGCCATGGAGAAGCTGCTGGCCGACGAAGTGCCGGCGCAGAAGGTATTCGGTACCTGAGCAGCGCATTCGGAGCAGGCGGGCCGCTTTGCCCGGGTGGCGAGCGAGAGACAGGAACAATCGATGGAATTCGCATTTACCGAAGAGCAGCAGATGATCCGCGAGACCGCGGCGCAGTTTCTTGCCGACAACAGCGCATCCGCGGCTGTGCGCGCGGCGATGGCCGGCGAAACCGGCTTCGACGCGACGCTGTGGCAGCGTATCTGTGGCGAGATGTGCTGGAGCGCGATCCACATTCCCGAGGCCTTTGGCGGTCTCGGGCTCGGCTATGTGGAACTCGCCGCAGTGCTCGAGGAGATGGGCAAGCACCTGTTGTGCGCGCCGTTTTTCTCATCGGTCTGTCTCGGCGCCAATGCGCTGCTGGTTGCGGGAAGCGAGCAGCAGAAAGCTGAATTCCTGCCGCGCATCGCGGATGGATCGCTGCGCGCCACGCTGGCGTGGTGTGACGCCTCGGGTCGCTGGGATGGCAATGGCATCAGTGCGCAGTGCACGCGCCGGAACGAGCAATTCCTGCTGAACGGAAGCTACCGTTTCGTGGTCGATGGCCACAGCGCGGACCTGCTGATCGTCGCGGCACGCGCACCGGGAAGCGTTGGCAACGAAGGCCTCAGCCTGTTCGCGGTGGCAGCCGATACGCCCGGCATCAGGCGCAGCTGGCTGCCGGGCATGGACCAGACGCGCAAGCTGGCGCAGATCGAATTCGATGATGTCCTGATCGATGCCGTGGCGCTGCTCGGCGAAGAGGGTGTGGCGTGGCAGGCACTCGAGCGGACGCTGCAACTCGCGACCATCGCGCTCGCCGCCGAGCAGGCCGGCGGCGCGCAGCGGATTCTCGACATGACGGTTGCCTACACCAGGGAACGACAGCAGTTCGGCCGCGCCATCGCGAGTTTCCAGGCGATCAAGCACAAGGCCGCCGACATGATGCTGAAGGCCGAATCCTCTCGCTCGGCGGTGTACTACGCCGCCTGCGTTGCCCAGGAGGCGTTCGCGGGCGGCCCGCTCGGCAGCGAGCTCGCGAGCGCCGCGAGCCTCGCCAAGGCCTGGTGCAGCGAGGCGTATTTCCACAACGCGGGCACCGCGCTGCAACTGTACGGTGGCGTGGGTTTCACCTGGGAATACGATGTGCATCTGTACTTCAAGCGGGCCCGCGCCAGCGAGAGTTTTCTCGGCGATGCGAGCGCGCATCGCGAACGCATTGCGCTGGGGTTGGACTTATGAATCTCGGGTTCAGCGAACAGGACGAGCGTTTTCGCGCGCAAGTGGCCGCGTGGCTGCGCGAGAATTTGTGCGGGGAGTTCGAGAAGATCCGCTTTCGCGGCGGCCCCGGCGACGAACACATGTACTCGGCCGAGCGCAAGGTCTGGGAGCAGCGCATGGCAGCGGGCGGCTGGACCTGTATCGGCTGGCCGCGGGCATACGGCGGTCGTGACGCGAGCATCGAGCAGCAGGTGATTTTCCACGAGGAGTACGCACGGGCCGGCGGACCGGGCCGGGTCGGTCATATCGGTGAAGGCCTGGCCGGCCCCACCATCATCGCCTACGGCAGCGAGGAGCAGAAACAACGCCTGTTGCCGGGAATACGTGCCGGCACCGAGTTGTGGTGCCAGGGCTATTCCGAACCCGGTGCGGGTTCCGACCTGGCGAATGTCAAAACCCGCGCGCGTCGCGACGAGGCCAGCGGCAGCTGGCTGATCAACGGCCAGAAGGTCTGGACATCGCTGGCGCACGAATCCGACTGGTGCTTCGTGATCGCGCGCACCGATCCGCAATCGGTCGGTCATGCGGGTCTGGGTTTTTTCCTGGTGCGCATGGCCCAGCCCGGAGTCACGGTACGCCCGATCGAGCAACTGACGGGCACCTCGGAGTTCAACGAGGTGTTCTTTGACGATGCCATCTGTGAGGCAAACGACATGCTCGGCCAGCCCGGTGAGGGCTGGAAAATCGCCATGGCGCTGCTCGGTTTCGAGCGTGGTACCTCGACCCTGGGCCAGCAGATGCTGTTCCAGAACGAACTCGACGAAGTGGTGCGTATCGCGCGCGAGAACGGTCGCGGCAAGGATCCGGTGCTGCGTCAGCGCATTGCGGATGCCTGGATCGGCTTGCGCATCATGCGCTACAACGCGATGCGCATGCTGTCGGGCACGGCCGACGGTTCACTTTCGCGCGAAGCGATGATCTACAAGCTGTACTGGGCAGTGTGGCACCGCAACCTCGGCAAGCTGGCGATGGATGTGCTCGGCCCGGAAGCCGAGATTCTCGAAGCGGCGCCCTACGGCCTGAGCCGGCTCCAGTCGCTGTTCCTGTTCACGCGCTCGGATACCATTTACGGCGGCACCAACCAGATCCAGCGCAACATCATCGCCGAGCGGGCGCTCGGCATGCCCAAGGAGCCGCGCGTGCGCGGTTGATGCGCCGGTACCAGACTCAATACGGGGAACGATCGATGTCACTGTCACCACGTTATGTAGAAGGCCACGAGCTGCTGGCCGGAAAATCGGTGCTGATCACGGCCGCGGCCGGCGCCGGAATCGGCTTTGCCGCCGCGAGAAAATGCGTGGAGGAGGGCTGCCGCGCGATATTCGTCAGCGATATCCACGAGGGGCGCACCGCGCAGGCGGTCGAGGCGCTGAAGGCGCTCGGTGGCACGCAGTTGGTGTTCGGCAGGGTTGCGAACGTGACCGTCGAGGAGCAGGTGCAGGCGCTCATCGACGAAGCCGAGACAAGGCTCGGCGGCGTCGACGTGCTGATCAACAACGCCGGTCTCGGTGGCACGAAGCCGCTGGTCGACATGAGTGACGAGGAGTGGTTCCGGGTGCTCGACATCACCCTGAACGGCACCATGCGCATGATGCGCGCGATGCTGCGCATCATGCAGCCGCGCCAGGCGGGCGTGATCGTCAACAACGCCTCGGTGCTGGGCTGGCGCGCGCAGCCCGATCAATGTCATTACGCCGCGGCCAAGGCTGGTGTGATGGCGCTGACCCGCTGCGCGGCGATGGAAGCCGCGCCGTTCGGTATCCGCATCAACGCGGTGTCACCCTCGCTCGCGATGCACGATTTCCTGAAGAAGACCACGCCGGTCGAACTGCTGCGGGCACTCGAGGCAAAGGAGGCCTTCGGCCGCGGTGCGGAGGTGTGGGAGGTGGCGAACGTGATGGTGTTCCTCGCCAGCGACTACGCGAGCTACATGACCGGAGAGAACGTGCCGGTCAGCAGCCAGCACGCCTGATCGCGCATACTCGGCGCGGCGCGCCGGGTGTCACATTTGGTCATGCGCAATCGGAGTCTGCGGACAATCGCTTTGGCTGCGCGAAAAGTATACTGGCACGGATTCAATAACACGGCTGCGAGGATATTCCCATGTCACGGACTGCCTATTCCCATCTGCTTTCGCCCGGTCGCATCGGCACCCTCGAATTGCGCAATCGCATCGTCGTGGCCGCGATGGGCGCCAATTTCGGTGAACTGGACGGCGCGAGCAGCGAACTCCTCGTCGCCTACCACGAGGAGCAGGCGCGTGGCGGCGTCGGGCTGATCGTCTCGGGCGCCTGCGGCGTGATGTACCCGGTGGGGAAGGTACAGCCGTGGCAGATCGCGATCTCCGAGGACCGCTTCATTCCGGGGCTGAAAAAAGTCGTCGATGCCGTGCATCGTCACGGGGCAAAGTTTGCGGTGCAGTTGCACATGGGCGGCCTGGTGGCGGGCGACGACACGCGCGAGGGACGCCCGCAATGGTGCCCGTCCGTGCCTGAACCCATGAAGGGCGATTTCATCGACGGCTTTCTGCTGGATGAGCTGAAGTCCTTCGCGGGCGCCGGGGTGCCGACCTACAAGGTGCTGGAGCACGAGGACATTCAGGTCGTGGTGAAAGCCTACGCCGCGGGTGCGCGGCGTGCAAAGCAGGCGGGTTGCGACGCCGTCGAGATCCACGGCGGGCACGGTTACCTGCTGTCGTCGTTCCTCTCGCCAAAAACCAACAAGCGCACTGACGAGTACGGCGGGAGCGTGGAAAACCGCTCGCGCTTCCTGCTCGAGGTAGTGCGTGCGGTGCGTGCCGAGGTCGGCGCCGATTTTGCGGTGTGGGTCAAGCTCGATTCGCGCGAGGTGGGCAAGGAAGGCGGCATCACGCTGGAGCACGCAACGGCCACGGCACGGCTGGTGGAGGCGGCGGGTGCGGATGGGATCGCGGTCAGTGCCTACCACGATACCGGCCAGGGCAAGCTGCATTCGGGCTCGAATATTCCGCATGAGCCGAATACCAATCTCCCGGCGGCCGCCGCGATCAAGGCGGCAGTCTCGATATCGGTCATCGCTGCGGGCCGGGTGGAGCCCGAGCACGCCGATGCCGAGATCCGGGCCGGCAAATTCGATTTTCTGGCCATGGGCCGCAAGCTGCTGGCCGACCCGCAGCTGCCGAACAAGCTCGCGGCGGGCAAGGTGGACGAGGTCCGCCCTTGTATCTATTGCTATACCTGCGTCAGCGCGATCTACACCCGCGAACGCATGCGCTGTGCGGTGAATACCGAGCTCGGTATCGAATACCTGCGCGTGAATGCGCCCCGGCCCTCGGTGCGCAAACGCGTCGTGGTGGTCGGCGGCGGGCCTGGCGGCATGGAAGCGGCGCGACGCCTGGCGCGTGACGGACACGAGGTCGTGCTGCTCGAGAAGAGCGAGCGGCTCGGCGGCACGCTGCGTTTTGCCGCGCTGGCCTATGCCGCGAACGAACGCCTGCTCGACTGGCTGCGCCTGCAGATCGAGACCTCGGATGTCGACCTGCGGCTCAATACGCTGGCGACCCCCGAGTTGCTGAAATCGCTGCATCCGGACGAGGTGGTGGTGGCGACCGGCGCGCGGCGCAACATGCCGCCGATTCCCGGCAGCGAACTCCCGCACGTGTTCAGTGGCGACGATATGCGCGGGATGATGCTCGGCGACAGTTCACCGGCCCTGCAGCAGAAGACGTCGCTGCTCACGCGTATAGCGACCAAGGCGGGTGCGGCAACAGGGCTCACCGCGAATCTCGATTTCGTGCGCAAGGCCACGCACGCCTGGATGCCGCTCGGCAAAAGCGTCGCGATCATCGGCGGCGAACTGGTGGGGCTGGAACTCGCGGAATTCCTGGTCGAGCGCGGGCGCAGCGTCACGATCATCGACGAGGCGCCGCGCTTCGGCGCCGGCATGACGCTGGTGCGGCGTCTGCGGCTGCTCGCCGAGTTGCGCGAACACGGGCTCGGCCTGTATCCCGGTTCGAAGGACATCCGCATCGCGACCGGGAAGGTCGCGTTTGTCGACAGCGCGGGCACTGCGCACAGCGTTGCCGCCGAGCACGTCATCGTGGCCAAGGGTGCGACCGGCGATTCCACGCAGGCCGACGCCTTCCGCGCCGCGGGTCTGCGTGTTCACGAGGTCGGCGACGGCAGCGGTGTAGGCTATATCGAGGGCGCGATGCGCGGTGCGCTGCGCGCGGTGGATGCAATCAATGCGGGGGAAGCGGTTACGGGACCCTGAGTCGTGTGGTGGTGGAAACGGCTTCTGTGGATACAGCACGTGCTTCGACGCCAAACGTATCGAAAAAGTACGCGTCGTCAGCACGATGGTCGTTGCGGCGCCTATATACCGGCAATTGCCTCATCCACATCCCGGTTGGCTTGGCCGCGGGGGATGACAGGCTTGGCTTTCACGCTTTGGGGCTGGACTTGGCGCTTTGGCGCATCCGGCTGCGCAGACCTTCAAAGTAGCTGGCAGCGGCTGGTGCGACAGATGCGGAAGATGCACCCGCGAGCAGCAGACCACGCAGTTGCAGACGATCCTGATCCTTGCGGATCAGTTCGCGCACGTACTCGCTGCTGGTGCCGTAGCCACGCTGGCTGACCTGATCGTCAACGAAGGATTTCAGCGTTTCGGGCAGGGAAATATTCATGGTGCTCATGCCTGCAAGATAGGCGGTTTGGCAAAAACTGACAATATGCACTTCCCGCCCCATCTGCCGTTCGAAGGGAGGTGAGTATTCCCTGGTCGGCGGTGGCAGCGAGATCGCCCGGCGCGAAAAGCTACATCACTCGACGGTCAACTCGATATGGCTGCTGGCGGTTTCCGCGTCTTAGACGACGGAGCCGTGGACTAAAACGCACGTGATGTCTCCGGCGAGCGGTGCGAGCGCTTAGTGGATGAGTGCCACCATGGCGACGGTCTTGCGTACCAGCGCGCACAGTTCCTCGACGATTTGAGGTGCGCCGAGCAGGGGGCCATCCACGAAGCGTTTGACGCGGCGTGGGGTATCAGAGGACACCTGCGTCTGCAAACTCAATCATCAGAGCAATTGCGCGGCCACAGTTATCGACGAGGGCGCGAAAATGCGACCTCAGATCGCCGTGCTGCGCGATCAGTGCCTCGCGGATCGCCTTGGCGTCCGATCCGCCTGCGTGGCCCTTCATCTTGGTGCGCAAGTCGTGCAGCGATTTCAGTGGGGCCACGACAGCAGTTGCCTCCTCCTCGTTTACCTGTGCATGCATAAGGACCTCGCCGATCAGTTTCAGGCTGCCCCATTGCGGCTCGATGGTGATACCGGCTGCTTCGGCTTTCGACTTGAAATAGCTTCTGCTCAACCCCTCGACGACCAACTGGTCGAGGGCCATCAGTTCATTTGCCCACTCTTCCTGGCTGGCCGTAACTGGGTAGTGCACGCGACCTGGCAGCTTTGGATTCTTCAGGCTCCACCACGCTATTCCTGCACCGTTCAACACTTCGAGGCGTCTTTTCAGGCTTGCCAGCGGGTCCGGGGAGGTGTCCCACTGTGCCAGGAAGTCGGATTTGTAAGCGCGCGCTGAGATCCCCGCCTTGGGCGCCTCGTTGAACGACTTCCAGTAGAGTTGTTCAGCATATGGCAGAAGGCTGAGATCGCAGAGGTAGGCGTGCGCCTGGCCTGCCTCGTTGATGTCGTAGCTCTTCAGGAACCACGCCCCACGGCAATGAATGGATCGTCCTTCGATCTGGTACTTGTCCGGGTCTGCTTTGTACTTCAGCAATATTTCCGGCCGGAAAAACGCGGGGCTGGTTTGAAATGGCAGATCGGATTCGACGAAGTAGTTGCCGAGATGAACGGGATCGCATGAGCACTCGTGCACCACAGCGTGCTTCCAGTCGTGGGCTATGAAGGTGGCGTACTGTTTTGGTTCGGGGGATTCCCACATCAGGCGTCGCCGTAGCCGATGGTTGATGACAGGCGCGGTCACCTGAAACCCGCGCAGATAGCTTTCACGGCCCGCGTTGGCGCGACCACGGTAATAGAGGTTTTCTTCGACTAGGCTGACATGTTCCTCGGGGCCATCGCCCCAGCTGGTAAAATTTCCAGGGTCGAACCGTGTGGAATCGAACAGCAAGACGTACGACGATTCGAACATCAAGAGCAGCACATCGAGGTCTTCGCGCTTGATCGTGACCACGAGGCCATCCTGCAGTTTATGGATACGCACAACCTCTTCGACGTCACCGTTTTCATCCAGCCGGCAGTAGGCGCTGCGTTCAGGCACGAGATGCAGCCCCAACAAGTGCGCTACCTTTTGCGAGAGTTCGACGTAGGTGTGGTTGTCCCGGTGGCCGTCGAACTCACGGATGAACAGCAATTGTTCACCAAGCTCAAGCGTCCTCGATCCGCAACTGCTCAAGGGCGGTTCGATCCACATCTGCCGTTCCGATAGAGGTGCGATTCGCCGTTGAGATACTGCCGCGCCGGAGTGCGCGGGCGATAACGATCGAACTCGGCCAGTTGCCGGCTGATCCAGCCAACGCGTTTCCGCACCCGCTCGGCGATCAATGCCTGCGGGCAGCCCAGCGGTGCGCGCACCAGCACGCGACTGTCGGGGTGCACCTCGATGACCAGCGTCTGGCGCGAGGCCAAAAAGCGCACTTCGTAGCGAATCGTATCAGGGCCGTAGGTGAGAATGCCGACCATGGTCTTCATCCCGCCATCCGGTGATGGGCGAGCTGCAATGCTTTCTCGATAATCTTGTCCATTTCGTCGGTGGAAAGCGGGATCCCGCGCGCGCCCTTCAGCTCGTCATAGAGGTAGTCGTCGATCTCGTTCATGGTCCGGCGCTGGGCATCGAGATCATCCCAGTAGCCCACCTTGCGGTTGCGCCGGAAGATGTCCCACACCGCCATGGCCGCCTGGATGGCGATCGTCTGCGCCTGTTCGGCGTCGTTCAGGTGGTTCGCCAAAATGGGGCGCAGCAGGCCATAGACGGCGGCCGCGTCGGCGTCACCGTTTAGCGCGGGCGGCAGGTCGTCGCCCTTGCGGGAGACGACGGCATCCTTGATCGCGGTGACGCGCTGAAGGTATTCCAGATCGGACAGGCGCCTGGCGCGGTAATCATCGATGGCCTGCTGGATAAGCCTGGAGAACTTCTCGTAAAAGGCCGGGTCCTGCTCCAGTCGTTCGCTGATGGCACGCTTGGTGGCGTGGGCTATCGTGTCGGCTTTGGCGCCGAGGCTTTTTCCACTACCTGCGCCTAGCTCCTCCACCACCCTTTGGAATGCGGCCTCGTCGAAAATGTTCACTGGCGCGTTGATCTGCACCACCTCAGAGGCCGAGATGTGTGTGTCCAGCAGCTTCTGGATGCGCGGCTCGAAATCGCGATAATCCACCGACTCGGCGTAGCGCAGCTTCACCGCCGCCTTGAGATTGACGAAGCGCTTCAGGTCGTTCTTGTAGGCGCGCAGCTTCTGCTCGGGTGTCTCGGTGATGAAACGTTCGCTGGAGAGCGCGATCGCCAGTGTCTTGGCGTAGGCCGACAGCCGCTCGTAGAAATCGGCGCGCAGCTTCTCGTCAGCCAGCAGCTGTTCGAAGGCTTCCTCGTCCTGGCGGTTCTTCACTGCCTTGAACAGGTCCCATAATTCGGCATGGCGCTGCGCCAGCGCCCTGGTTTCTTCATGGATCGAGGTCAGCGCACCTTCGAGATCCGCCGCCTCGAATCCTTCCAAAGCGCTGTAGGTGGTCAGCGCCTGGTCCAGTTCGCCCAGCACGCCCACGTAGTCGATGACGTAGCCAAAGTCCTTGGCCTTGCTGCCGGATTCGTCCTCGTACAGGCGATTGACCCGGGCAATGGCCTGCAGCAAGGAATGGTCCTTGAGCCGGCGGGCCAGATAGAGCACCGTGTTGCGCGGTGCATCGAAGCCGGTCAGCAGCTTGTCCACCACGATCAGGATTTCCGGCTCGTCACCGAACTTGAAGGCGTTGACGATCTGCTTGTTATAGTCCTCCTCCGAGCCGTAGCGCTTCATCATGCGCTGCCAGAAGGCCACTACCGCATCGGCGGATTCCTCGGCGTCGATTTCGTCGAAGCCTTCGCGCTCGTCGGGTGGCGAGATGATCACCTCGCTGGTGACCGCGCCCAGCTCATCCAGGAATGCCTTGTAGCGCAGCGCGGCCGCCTTGTTGGGCGCAACCAGCTGCGCCTTGAAGCCGGTACCCTGCCAGTTCTGGCGGTAATGCTCGCTGATATCGAAGGCGCGCATGTAAATCACCTGCTCGGCCTTGTTGAGCATTTCCGCGCGGGCGTACTTCTTTTTGAGATCCGCCTTCTGCTGGTCTGTCAGCCCCTGGGTGTGACGCTCGAACCAGATGTCGATGGCGGCCTGGTTCTGCTCCAGTTCCACCATGCGGCCTTCGTAGAGCAGCGGCACGATGGCGCCGTCGGCTACCGCCTGGTCGATGGCATAGGTGTGGATCACGCCGCCGAACCTGGCCACATCGCTCTTCTCGCGCGTCAACAGCGGCGTGCCGGTGAAGCCGATGTAGCAGGCATTGGGAAACATCTGACGCATGCGCGCCGAGTAGCCGCCGAGCTGGGTGCGCTGGGTTTCGTCCACGAGCACGAAGATATCGGGCGAGGCATCGCTGAATTTCTTGTAGGCCAGCGCCTTGTCGAACTTGTGCACCAGGGTGGTGACGATGTGCGACTTTCCATCGGCCACGAGATCCACGAGATGACGGCCGCTCTCGGCCCGGTCGGGCGAGAGGCCGCAGGCGGCAAAGGTGTTGCCGAGCTGCTTGTCCAGGTCCACGCGGTCGGTCACCAGCACGATGCGCGGATTGCGGATGGCTGGCTCCAGCGCCAACGCGCGGGCCAGCATCACCATGGTCAGCGATTTGCCCGAGCCCTGGG is a window from the Gammaproteobacteria bacterium genome containing:
- a CDS encoding FAD-dependent oxidoreductase, which encodes MSRTAYSHLLSPGRIGTLELRNRIVVAAMGANFGELDGASSELLVAYHEEQARGGVGLIVSGACGVMYPVGKVQPWQIAISEDRFIPGLKKVVDAVHRHGAKFAVQLHMGGLVAGDDTREGRPQWCPSVPEPMKGDFIDGFLLDELKSFAGAGVPTYKVLEHEDIQVVVKAYAAGARRAKQAGCDAVEIHGGHGYLLSSFLSPKTNKRTDEYGGSVENRSRFLLEVVRAVRAEVGADFAVWVKLDSREVGKEGGITLEHATATARLVEAAGADGIAVSAYHDTGQGKLHSGSNIPHEPNTNLPAAAAIKAAVSISVIAAGRVEPEHADAEIRAGKFDFLAMGRKLLADPQLPNKLAAGKVDEVRPCIYCYTCVSAIYTRERMRCAVNTELGIEYLRVNAPRPSVRKRVVVVGGGPGGMEAARRLARDGHEVVLLEKSERLGGTLRFAALAYAANERLLDWLRLQIETSDVDLRLNTLATPELLKSLHPDEVVVATGARRNMPPIPGSELPHVFSGDDMRGMMLGDSSPALQQKTSLLTRIATKAGAATGLTANLDFVRKATHAWMPLGKSVAIIGGELVGLELAEFLVERGRSVTIIDEAPRFGAGMTLVRRLRLLAELREHGLGLYPGSKDIRIATGKVAFVDSAGTAHSVAAEHVIVAKGATGDSTQADAFRAAGLRVHEVGDGSGVGYIEGAMRGALRAVDAINAGEAVTGP
- a CDS encoding type II toxin-antitoxin system ParD family antitoxin, with product MSTMNISLPETLKSFVDDQVSQRGYGTSSEYVRELIRKDQDRLQLRGLLLAGASSASVAPAAASYFEGLRSRMRQSAKSSPKA
- a CDS encoding type I restriction endonuclease subunit R — protein: MDSFRFDEKHLSQIPALQVLVNLGFQYLTPAEALAARGGRAANVLLEEILREQLKKLNRILHKGGSYLFSEENIQSAIQRLKHVKYDGLLKTNEAVYDLLTLGVALEQSIEGDLKSFTLNYVDWRDPDNNVYHVAAEFAVERTRSVETCRPDIVLFVNGIPFAVIECKSPKVEVAQAISQTIRNQRDEYIPRLFTYVQTVLAMNKNEARYATTGTPAKFWSKWKEDIANVAISPLLDRPLPESVKASLFDLAFAELGVREEIAPYLVARQVTAQDRALYALCRPERLLEMAWAFTVFDGGVRKIARYQQVFAIREVLARVKQTDDSGKRRGGIVWHTQGSGKSLTMVMLARALALEPAIRNPRIVLVTDRVDLDKQLGNTFAACGLSPDRAESGRHLVDLVADGKSHIVTTLVHKFDKALAYKKFSDASPDIFVLVDETQRTQLGGYSARMRQMFPNACYIGFTGTPLLTREKSDVARFGGVIHTYAIDQAVADGAIVPLLYEGRMVELEQNQAAIDIWFERHTQGLTDQQKADLKKKYARAEMLNKAEQVIYMRAFDISEHYRQNWQGTGFKAQLVAPNKAAALRYKAFLDELGAVTSEVIISPPDEREGFDEIDAEESADAVVAFWQRMMKRYGSEEDYNKQIVNAFKFGDEPEILIVVDKLLTGFDAPRNTVLYLARRLKDHSLLQAIARVNRLYEDESGSKAKDFGYVIDYVGVLGELDQALTTYSALEGFEAADLEGALTSIHEETRALAQRHAELWDLFKAVKNRQDEEAFEQLLADEKLRADFYERLSAYAKTLAIALSSERFITETPEQKLRAYKNDLKRFVNLKAAVKLRYAESVDYRDFEPRIQKLLDTHISASEVVQINAPVNIFDEAAFQRVVEELGAGSGKSLGAKADTIAHATKRAISERLEQDPAFYEKFSRLIQQAIDDYRARRLSDLEYLQRVTAIKDAVVSRKGDDLPPALNGDADAAAVYGLLRPILANHLNDAEQAQTIAIQAAMAVWDIFRRNRKVGYWDDLDAQRRTMNEIDDYLYDELKGARGIPLSTDEMDKIIEKALQLAHHRMAG